One window from the genome of Mucilaginibacter ginsenosidivorans encodes:
- a CDS encoding outer membrane beta-barrel protein, translated as MKLKYLLAAILFILTANVYAQNGRQISGVVKDSTGTTLPGASVKLLTGKDSVTVATDGNGRFTFSAVTVNQFSLVIYSIGYEGLKRKYNLAPGNTDAELAPIILKSESRTLNQVNIVDVNAVKIKEDTVEYNAAAYKVRQGAVVEDAIKKMPGLDVDKDGNITAQGKSVSKVRLNGKDYMAGDVTSLTRNLPADLVQSVQVVDDYGDQANITGIKSGDPQKVLNINIRKDKNYGYFGQGTLGGGRDAIPQVDGTKEGGRYIASTNIFSFSGDRQIAVSGNLNNTNTNLFNFGGGGPGGGRRGGGPPGLFGGNTNGITTARSLGFNYRDSWGKKITVYGSYSFADNTVNTITSSLQNNISLQFPSTNTSNSVEKDENINHRVNFNLEYKPDTVNYIKFSPTFSYGGVHTNETATSLLTSNADTTSFYNLALLSHSSAPNFGGGLLYNHRFNSHGRNFSVFITGGSTTSNYYQNPVYDYLAGKANAPVNQMINTDSRTDSVGASFSYIEPIGKQSYLELNYNYHNAHTTADKLTDTLTDAGQSNRYDLLSNDYNFNFITNRVGLNFRYIDKKYNYTLGVAAVPSVLEGSSSISAPTHVSTFNFSPVARFIYNFSRTQAITINYTGSPMSPTYAELQPVVDYSSASYPVQGNPNLSPQYNNTFSLRYNKFDFASGNVFFSNLNFTQTNNKIVANTVTFPRNYTDPKLAGTILTQYTNASGYYSASAFYLYAKPWQKRKYTLFINGNISYNNNISYISNIDSVNFDETTQKNIAKNLVLTQGARFRVDITDIIDAEANASYSINHSNNSISQANVNNNFRTITLGLNGKNYLWKDWTLSYDYTKTIYQGYTGATNPNILNTYVERRFLKSNVGTLRFSVFDVFNENTGFTSTQTAYSISQSNVNRLGRYYLLTFTLRLQKFAGQPPRGPGGPGGFRGPGGGRPPGEPD; from the coding sequence ACATTTTCGGCAGTTACAGTGAACCAATTTAGCCTGGTTATTTATTCTATCGGATATGAGGGCCTGAAACGGAAATATAACCTGGCGCCTGGTAATACGGATGCCGAACTGGCGCCTATTATACTGAAAAGCGAGTCCAGGACCCTTAACCAGGTAAATATAGTTGATGTAAATGCGGTAAAAATTAAAGAGGATACGGTTGAATATAACGCCGCTGCTTACAAGGTACGCCAGGGAGCAGTGGTAGAGGATGCTATAAAAAAGATGCCGGGACTGGATGTGGATAAGGATGGTAACATTACTGCACAGGGCAAAAGCGTCAGCAAAGTGCGTTTAAATGGTAAAGATTACATGGCAGGCGACGTAACCAGTCTTACCCGTAATCTCCCTGCGGACCTTGTGCAGAGCGTGCAGGTAGTTGATGACTACGGCGACCAGGCCAATATAACGGGCATAAAATCAGGCGATCCGCAAAAAGTACTGAATATCAATATCCGTAAGGATAAAAACTATGGTTATTTTGGCCAGGGTACATTAGGCGGTGGCCGCGATGCCATTCCGCAGGTGGACGGTACCAAAGAAGGGGGCCGCTATATAGCATCAACCAATATATTTTCTTTTAGTGGCGACCGCCAGATAGCGGTATCAGGCAACCTGAACAATACCAACACCAACCTGTTCAATTTTGGCGGTGGCGGCCCTGGCGGCGGCCGCAGGGGCGGAGGTCCCCCGGGATTATTCGGAGGCAATACCAACGGTATCACTACCGCACGTTCATTAGGGTTCAACTACCGTGATAGCTGGGGTAAAAAAATAACCGTATACGGAAGCTATAGCTTTGCTGATAATACAGTGAATACCATCACTTCGTCGTTGCAAAACAATATCTCGTTGCAATTCCCAAGTACCAATACTTCGAATAGTGTCGAAAAGGACGAAAATATCAACCACCGCGTCAATTTCAATCTTGAATATAAGCCCGATACGGTCAACTATATCAAATTCAGCCCGACATTTTCATACGGCGGGGTGCATACCAACGAAACAGCAACCAGCTTGCTGACATCGAACGCAGATACGACGTCATTCTACAACCTGGCATTGCTCTCGCATTCCTCGGCCCCTAATTTTGGCGGTGGGTTGCTGTATAATCACCGCTTTAACAGCCATGGCCGTAATTTCAGTGTTTTTATAACAGGAGGTAGTACCACCAGTAATTACTACCAAAACCCGGTGTACGATTACCTGGCGGGGAAGGCGAATGCACCGGTGAACCAGATGATCAATACCGATAGCCGTACGGACAGCGTTGGTGCATCGTTCTCTTATATCGAACCGATAGGCAAGCAATCGTACCTCGAGCTTAATTATAACTATCACAACGCGCATACCACCGCCGATAAGTTGACGGACACGCTAACCGATGCCGGCCAAAGCAACCGGTACGATCTGCTGAGCAACGATTACAATTTTAATTTCATCACTAACCGTGTTGGGTTGAATTTCAGGTATATCGACAAAAAATACAACTATACCTTAGGTGTTGCCGCAGTGCCAAGCGTTCTGGAAGGTTCATCATCTATATCGGCGCCTACCCATGTCAGCACCTTTAATTTTTCGCCGGTGGCGCGGTTTATCTATAATTTCTCGCGCACCCAGGCAATAACCATCAATTACACGGGTTCGCCAATGTCGCCAACGTATGCCGAATTACAGCCCGTGGTTGATTATTCCAGCGCGAGCTACCCGGTTCAGGGTAATCCGAATCTTAGTCCGCAGTATAACAATACGTTCAGCCTTCGTTATAACAAATTCGATTTTGCTTCGGGCAACGTGTTCTTCTCGAACCTGAACTTCACGCAGACCAATAATAAGATCGTCGCCAATACGGTAACTTTCCCCCGTAATTATACCGACCCTAAATTGGCCGGGACTATCCTGACGCAGTATACTAATGCTTCGGGCTATTATTCGGCATCAGCGTTTTATTTGTATGCCAAGCCATGGCAAAAACGTAAGTACACCTTGTTTATCAACGGTAATATCTCGTACAACAACAACATATCTTATATAAGTAATATCGATTCGGTAAATTTTGATGAGACCACGCAAAAGAACATCGCCAAAAACTTGGTGCTTACACAGGGTGCCCGTTTCAGGGTTGATATTACTGATATTATTGATGCGGAAGCCAATGCAAGCTACAGTATCAACCATTCAAACAATTCCATATCGCAGGCCAACGTCAATAATAATTTCCGTACGATCACTTTAGGTCTGAATGGCAAGAACTACTTGTGGAAGGATTGGACGTTGAGCTACGACTATACCAAAACCATTTACCAGGGGTATACCGGCGCAACCAATCCGAATATCCTGAATACTTATGTGGAGCGCCGCTTTTTAAAGAGCAATGTCGGCACACTCCGTTTCTCGGTATTCGATGTATTTAACGAAAATACCGGTTTTACTTCAACCCAGACAGCTTATTCCATTTCGCAAAGCAATGTAAACCGTTTGGGCAGGTATTACCTGCTTACCTTTACTTTAAGGCTGCAAAAGTTTGCCGGGCAGCCGCCTCGCGGTCCGGGTGGCCCCGGTGGTTTCCGCGGCCCGGGTGGCGGCCGTCCTCCGGGTGAACCGGATTGA
- a CDS encoding YceI family protein has protein sequence MKKISLLAAALVFGATAFAQGKWDADKAHSKVGFTVTHLSVSDVDGNFKKFDASITTSKADFTDAIFEMTADVASVNTDNDFRDNDLKSDHFFDAAKFPQIHFISKSVSKVDDKHYKITGDLTMHGVTKSVTLDMLVNGFTKDMRSQKPVVGIKVTGTINRNDFGVGHMPSAMVSDDVEIRAVGEFHQQ, from the coding sequence ATGAAGAAGATCAGTTTATTAGCAGCCGCCCTGGTATTTGGCGCTACAGCATTTGCGCAAGGCAAGTGGGATGCCGACAAAGCACACTCTAAAGTTGGCTTTACCGTTACGCACCTTTCAGTATCAGACGTTGACGGTAACTTTAAAAAATTTGATGCAAGCATCACCACGTCAAAGGCAGACTTTACCGATGCCATTTTTGAGATGACCGCCGATGTTGCATCAGTAAATACAGATAATGATTTTCGTGATAACGATCTGAAAAGCGACCACTTTTTTGATGCGGCCAAATTTCCGCAGATACATTTTATCAGCAAAAGTGTAAGCAAGGTTGATGATAAGCATTACAAGATAACCGGCGACCTGACCATGCATGGCGTTACCAAATCGGTTACGCTTGATATGTTGGTGAACGGGTTTACAAAAGACATGCGCAGCCAAAAGCCGGTAGTTGGTATTAAGGTGACAGGTACTATTAACCGTAACGATTTTGGCGTGGGCCACATGCCGTCGGCTATGGTGAGCGACGATGTTGAAATAAGGGCAGTGGGCGAATTCCACCAGCAATGA
- a CDS encoding ammonium transporter, whose amino-acid sequence MKFKNLQKKVPSFLLMGAILVLLLVVFAPHAVHAQDPTGAKTGTITDIPAAKAGAPTPAELGDAVGHNRIATNIMWTLLAGFLVMFMQAGFALVETGFTQKKNVAHTMGMNFMVYAVGMFGFWICGFAFMFGGGLNAATLGGAPGVIPHEYVVHMFGHDFGIIGTVGYFLNSKVYDVGVFTLFLFQMVFMDTTATIPTGSMAERWSFKSFLIFGFFISMFVYPLFGNWVWGGGWLSQLGANFGLGHGHVDFAGSSVVHMVGGVAALAGAIVIGPRIGKFNADGTPNTIPGHNIPMALLGTFILAFGWFGFNPGSTLAGADFRISIVAVNTMMAGTAGVLSVLIILYMQGKKPDPGMLANGLLAGLVAITAPCAFVNSLGSVIIGAIAGALVVLTIYIMDYKLKIDDPVGAFAVHGVNGAWGVLSLGLFADGSYGDGWNGVKGNVTGLFYGDASQFGAQCIGTLTCFIFVFVVMYVFFKLSNKITPIRVPAADEIAGLDMPEMGVQGYVD is encoded by the coding sequence ATGAAATTTAAAAACTTACAAAAAAAGGTCCCGTCGTTCCTGCTAATGGGTGCGATATTGGTTTTACTTTTAGTGGTATTTGCCCCACATGCTGTTCATGCACAAGACCCGACCGGTGCAAAGACAGGTACTATCACGGATATACCGGCTGCTAAAGCAGGTGCACCCACCCCGGCTGAATTAGGTGATGCTGTAGGCCACAACAGGATTGCCACCAATATCATGTGGACATTGCTTGCAGGTTTCCTGGTAATGTTTATGCAGGCTGGTTTCGCTCTTGTTGAAACCGGGTTCACTCAAAAGAAAAACGTTGCCCACACTATGGGTATGAACTTTATGGTGTATGCGGTGGGAATGTTCGGTTTCTGGATTTGCGGTTTTGCTTTCATGTTCGGTGGCGGCCTTAACGCTGCCACACTTGGCGGCGCGCCGGGCGTTATCCCGCACGAGTATGTTGTACATATGTTTGGCCACGATTTCGGCATTATCGGTACTGTTGGTTACTTCCTGAACAGTAAGGTTTATGATGTGGGTGTATTTACCCTCTTCTTGTTCCAAATGGTTTTCATGGACACTACTGCTACTATTCCTACGGGTTCGATGGCAGAAAGATGGTCGTTCAAATCATTCCTGATATTCGGTTTTTTCATATCAATGTTCGTTTATCCATTGTTTGGCAACTGGGTATGGGGTGGCGGATGGCTTTCTCAGCTTGGCGCTAACTTCGGTTTAGGCCATGGCCACGTCGACTTTGCAGGCTCATCAGTTGTACACATGGTTGGCGGTGTGGCTGCCCTTGCAGGTGCTATAGTGATCGGTCCGCGTATCGGGAAATTCAATGCAGACGGCACTCCGAATACGATCCCAGGTCATAACATCCCAATGGCTTTGCTTGGTACGTTCATCCTTGCTTTCGGATGGTTCGGTTTCAACCCGGGTTCAACATTGGCCGGCGCCGATTTTCGTATAAGCATTGTTGCAGTTAATACCATGATGGCTGGTACTGCAGGTGTATTATCTGTTTTGATCATTTTATATATGCAAGGTAAAAAACCAGATCCTGGTATGCTGGCCAACGGTTTGCTGGCAGGTTTGGTTGCAATTACCGCTCCTTGTGCTTTCGTAAACTCTTTAGGATCGGTGATCATTGGTGCTATTGCAGGTGCGTTGGTTGTGTTAACCATCTATATCATGGATTACAAATTGAAAATTGACGATCCGGTTGGTGCATTTGCAGTTCACGGTGTAAACGGCGCATGGGGAGTATTATCACTTGGCTTATTTGCCGATGGTTCGTACGGTGATGGCTGGAACGGTGTAAAGGGAAATGTAACCGGCTTATTCTACGGTGATGCAAGCCAGTTTGGCGCACAATGTATAGGCACATTAACCTGCTTCATATTCGTATTCGTGGTGATGTACGTCTTCTTCAAATTATCGAACAAGATCACACCTATCAGGGTACCTGCTGCTGACGAAATTGCCGGTTTGGATATGCCTGAGATGGGTGTTCAGGGATACGTTGACTAA
- the nhaA gene encoding Na+/H+ antiporter NhaA — translation MERILKRAIDPLRILINDSRFTGVMLIVCTVVSIFLANFSGFGAAYKNLWDMEWFTAHFHLPETLLSWINNYLMAFFFLMAGMEIKRELVTGELSSFKKAVLPFGAALGGMIVPALIFAYFNIHTHYSKGWGIPTATDIAFSVGIASILGKRVPVGLKILLMALAIIDDLGAIVVIALFYGGHINMVFLGIAAALYLGLIGCTYFKLKFGVVQIVLCFGLWFALFNSGVEASIAGVLIAFATPVGILPEFEKYIHRYVNFLILPLFAFANTAILLPANIMGSFGSTLSLGIMVGLVLGKPIGIFLFSRILVALKVASLPRNVNWKQVFGMGALAGIGFTMSIFTTMLAFKTEAFRDIAKVAILSSVLVSLVFSMIYFYLTSPKVLHEHEESKAVKQPVGAEGEFALNLSEA, via the coding sequence ATGGAAAGGATACTTAAAAGAGCGATAGACCCGCTGCGTATTTTAATTAACGATAGCCGGTTCACAGGTGTAATGCTGATTGTGTGTACAGTGGTTTCCATATTTTTAGCCAATTTTTCCGGTTTCGGTGCTGCTTACAAAAACCTTTGGGATATGGAGTGGTTTACCGCTCATTTTCATCTTCCTGAAACGCTTTTAAGCTGGATCAATAATTACCTTATGGCTTTCTTCTTCCTGATGGCAGGGATGGAAATCAAAAGGGAGCTGGTAACCGGCGAGTTATCCTCTTTCAAAAAAGCTGTTCTGCCATTTGGCGCCGCTTTAGGCGGAATGATAGTACCTGCACTTATTTTCGCTTACTTTAACATCCACACCCATTACAGCAAAGGCTGGGGCATACCTACTGCAACTGATATTGCATTTTCAGTAGGCATAGCTTCAATTTTGGGTAAACGTGTTCCTGTTGGGCTTAAAATATTGCTGATGGCCCTTGCTATAATCGATGACCTGGGCGCCATTGTAGTTATCGCGCTGTTTTATGGCGGGCATATCAATATGGTTTTCCTTGGCATAGCCGCGGCGCTCTACCTGGGGCTCATAGGCTGTACTTATTTCAAATTGAAATTCGGTGTAGTACAGATAGTACTTTGCTTTGGCCTATGGTTCGCATTATTCAATTCAGGTGTAGAGGCCAGTATTGCAGGGGTACTCATTGCTTTTGCAACGCCTGTAGGCATACTGCCCGAATTTGAAAAGTACATACATAGGTATGTCAACTTCCTGATATTACCGCTATTTGCCTTCGCCAATACTGCTATACTTTTGCCGGCGAATATAATGGGTTCTTTCGGTTCCACACTCAGCCTGGGTATTATGGTCGGACTGGTTTTAGGCAAACCAATCGGCATATTCCTTTTCAGCCGTATTTTGGTTGCCTTGAAAGTAGCGAGCCTGCCACGCAACGTAAACTGGAAACAGGTTTTCGGTATGGGCGCGTTGGCAGGTATCGGTTTTACTATGTCGATATTTACTACCATGCTTGCCTTCAAAACCGAAGCCTTCCGCGATATCGCAAAGGTTGCCATTCTCTCAAGCGTATTGGTGTCGCTGGTATTCAGTATGATCTATTTCTACCTGACAAGCCCGAAAGTTTTGCATGAGCACGAGGAAAGCAAGGCTGTTAAACAGCCAGTCGGCGCAGAAGGTGAATTTGCGCTTAACTTAAGCGAAGCCTGA
- a CDS encoding YtxH domain-containing protein yields MRILKFMAIGAAVGYGIYYLTKEKENGKSILEELIEDGPDYFDRAKKYVEFTVDQIAERLHTN; encoded by the coding sequence ATGCGCATTTTGAAATTTATGGCCATAGGCGCCGCTGTCGGTTATGGCATTTATTACCTTACAAAGGAAAAAGAAAACGGCAAATCAATACTGGAAGAACTCATCGAAGACGGGCCCGATTACTTCGACCGCGCCAAAAAATACGTCGAATTTACGGTCGATCAGATAGCCGAACGGTTACATACCAATTGA
- a CDS encoding glycoside hydrolase family 127 protein, with amino-acid sequence MRNQTKSMLLLCGALACGHQLFAQQRDYPIQPVPFTHVHVNDNFWEPKMEVNASVTIPYVLAQCRAHGRVDNFLRAAKLESGDKLSDFPFDDTDIYKVIEGASYAMQVKKNPALERSIDTLIGIIGAAQEKDGYLYTFRTVNAKKPHEWIGSKRWENVEVLSHELYDAGHLYEAAVAHYQATGKRTLLNIALKNADLLVATFGYGKEEKYPGHQIVEIGLAKLYRVTGDKKYLDLAKFFLDIRGPKGDAYNQADKKVIDQHQAEGHAVRAGYMYTGMADVAALTGNEQYLHAIDDIWNDVVFKKLYITGGIGATNAGEAFGEPYQLPNMSAYAETCAAIANVYWNSRMFLLHGDSKYIDVLERTLYNGLLSGVSLSGDRFFYPNPLASMNQHQRSAWFSCACCISNMTRFLPSVPGYVYAKDKNNLYLNLYMSNASDITLAGDRLSLIETTDYPWNGNIDVIVNPEKKFDFTLRLRIPGWAQDKPIAGDLYTFDNKQLSPVVISINGKPIKYTTEKGYAVLERKWKKGDRITMNLPMPTQKVMANAQVKDDRDRFAFERGPIVYCLEGPDNKDSLVQNITIDKSAIVNAAFKPDMLNGVEVITTEGKSTRRQLNTDVLLETNQKVTAIPYYAWANRGPSEMTVWIPYEASAARPQPAPTIASTSKVTASVKNTRMWKALNDQYDPEDSKDASAPYLHWWPKQNTTEFVQYDFDREHTVSESKVYWFDDGPWGGCRIPASYKVYYKKGDEWIPVKNTIPYEIAKDKYNVLTFEPVTTTALKLEVQLPADNSAGIHEWAVK; translated from the coding sequence ATGAGGAATCAAACAAAGTCGATGCTATTACTATGTGGCGCTCTTGCTTGCGGTCACCAACTTTTTGCGCAGCAAAGAGACTACCCCATACAGCCAGTTCCTTTTACCCATGTGCATGTAAATGATAATTTCTGGGAACCGAAAATGGAAGTAAATGCCTCGGTAACCATTCCGTATGTGCTGGCGCAATGCAGGGCGCACGGGCGTGTAGATAACTTTTTACGCGCAGCAAAGCTGGAAAGTGGCGATAAACTGAGCGACTTCCCTTTTGATGATACCGATATATATAAAGTAATTGAAGGTGCATCATACGCGATGCAGGTAAAAAAGAACCCTGCATTGGAACGCTCTATCGATACGCTCATTGGCATCATCGGCGCCGCGCAGGAAAAAGACGGATATTTGTATACTTTCCGTACCGTAAACGCAAAAAAGCCACATGAATGGATAGGGAGCAAACGCTGGGAGAACGTTGAAGTACTGAGCCACGAGCTTTATGACGCCGGGCACCTGTATGAGGCCGCCGTTGCACATTACCAGGCGACGGGTAAGCGTACCCTGCTTAACATAGCCTTGAAAAATGCCGATCTGCTGGTCGCTACCTTTGGTTACGGCAAAGAGGAAAAGTATCCCGGTCACCAGATAGTCGAGATAGGCCTGGCGAAACTTTACCGTGTAACGGGGGACAAAAAATACCTGGACCTGGCAAAGTTTTTCCTGGATATACGTGGCCCGAAAGGCGACGCCTATAACCAGGCCGATAAAAAAGTTATTGACCAGCACCAGGCCGAAGGCCATGCGGTGCGCGCAGGCTATATGTACACCGGCATGGCCGATGTGGCCGCCCTTACCGGGAACGAACAATACCTGCATGCTATTGATGATATATGGAACGACGTTGTTTTCAAAAAGCTTTATATAACAGGGGGTATTGGCGCTACCAACGCGGGCGAAGCTTTCGGCGAACCTTACCAGCTGCCTAACATGTCGGCATACGCTGAAACATGTGCGGCCATTGCCAATGTGTACTGGAACAGCCGTATGTTTTTACTGCACGGCGATTCGAAATACATCGATGTGCTGGAAAGAACGCTGTATAACGGCCTGCTGTCGGGCGTTTCGCTCAGCGGCGATCGTTTCTTTTATCCTAATCCGCTGGCTTCCATGAACCAGCATCAGCGTAGTGCATGGTTCAGTTGTGCCTGCTGTATCAGTAATATGACGCGGTTTTTGCCTTCGGTGCCTGGTTATGTTTATGCAAAAGATAAAAACAACCTGTACCTGAATCTTTATATGAGTAATGCCAGCGACATCACGCTTGCAGGCGACAGGCTAAGCCTGATAGAAACTACGGATTATCCATGGAACGGAAATATAGATGTCATCGTAAACCCAGAAAAGAAATTTGATTTTACCCTCAGGCTACGCATCCCCGGCTGGGCACAAGATAAACCAATAGCCGGCGACCTTTATACGTTTGACAATAAACAACTGTCGCCGGTTGTGATAAGCATTAACGGTAAACCAATAAAATACACGACCGAAAAAGGTTACGCCGTTTTGGAACGCAAATGGAAAAAGGGCGACAGGATAACCATGAATCTTCCTATGCCAACCCAAAAAGTGATGGCCAATGCACAGGTAAAGGATGACCGCGACCGCTTTGCCTTTGAGCGCGGACCCATAGTTTATTGCCTTGAAGGGCCCGACAATAAAGATAGCCTGGTACAAAATATCACTATCGACAAATCGGCGATAGTGAATGCGGCTTTCAAACCCGATATGCTGAATGGAGTGGAAGTAATAACTACTGAAGGCAAGAGCACCAGGCGCCAGCTGAATACAGATGTATTACTGGAAACAAACCAAAAAGTGACCGCTATTCCCTACTATGCCTGGGCCAACCGCGGACCGAGTGAGATGACAGTATGGATACCTTACGAAGCATCGGCAGCAAGACCGCAGCCTGCACCAACAATTGCCAGCACAAGCAAAGTAACGGCATCGGTAAAAAACACACGGATGTGGAAAGCGCTGAATGATCAGTACGATCCTGAAGATTCAAAAGATGCCAGCGCCCCTTACCTGCATTGGTGGCCAAAGCAAAATACAACCGAGTTTGTGCAGTACGACTTTGACCGGGAGCATACGGTTTCCGAATCAAAGGTATACTGGTTCGACGATGGTCCTTGGGGGGGCTGCCGCATACCGGCTTCGTACAAAGTTTATTACAAAAAAGGCGACGAATGGATCCCGGTAAAAAACACCATTCCTTATGAGATAGCAAAAGACAAGTACAACGTGCTCACCTTTGAGCCGGTAACCACCACAGCGCTAAAACTTGAAGTACAGCTTCCGGCAGATAATTCAGCGGGGATACATGAGTGGGCGGTAAAGTGA
- a CDS encoding AraC family transcriptional regulator — MKVLQFTIPVAHDKSVIVQEEDMPHFYPHLHRHKEAQVTWIQQGEGTLIAGNNMHAFKAGEIYFIGADQPHLFKSNPEYFQTESKLSIKAITVFFDPNGALAPMFELPEMKAFKDFILQHKLGFKLPPEYVAKISRAMLDIKSSKGSDQLIQFLQMMRILSSMPVKPGHLSDFGLSQSINEAEGIRISNIYNYILQHYSRAITLDDVAREACMTPQAFCRYFKKHTRHTFVSFLNEMRINEACKKLTGNKYESISVVAYKCGFTSITNFNRVFKSVMGSSPRDYLDKYANKVSML, encoded by the coding sequence ATGAAGGTATTGCAGTTCACTATTCCCGTCGCCCACGATAAAAGCGTCATTGTACAGGAAGAAGATATGCCTCATTTCTACCCGCATTTGCACCGCCACAAAGAGGCACAGGTTACGTGGATACAACAGGGCGAGGGAACTTTGATAGCGGGTAATAACATGCACGCTTTTAAGGCAGGCGAGATATACTTTATCGGCGCCGATCAGCCCCATCTTTTTAAAAGCAACCCCGAATATTTTCAAACTGAAAGTAAACTCTCCATCAAAGCCATTACAGTATTTTTCGATCCCAACGGGGCACTGGCGCCAATGTTTGAGCTGCCCGAAATGAAGGCTTTTAAAGACTTCATCCTGCAACATAAACTGGGGTTTAAGTTGCCGCCGGAGTATGTTGCAAAGATATCCAGGGCGATGCTCGATATCAAAAGCTCAAAAGGGTCCGACCAATTGATCCAGTTTTTGCAGATGATGCGCATCCTTAGCTCCATGCCGGTAAAGCCCGGGCATTTGTCCGATTTTGGCCTGTCTCAAAGTATTAACGAAGCAGAGGGCATACGTATCAGCAATATTTATAACTATATCCTGCAGCATTACAGCCGTGCCATCACGCTGGACGATGTCGCCCGCGAAGCCTGCATGACACCACAGGCATTTTGCCGCTATTTCAAAAAACACACCCGTCATACCTTCGTATCTTTCCTCAACGAAATGCGCATCAACGAAGCCTGTAAAAAACTCACCGGCAACAAATACGAAAGCATCTCAGTAGTAGCCTATAAATGTGGTTTTACCAGCATAACCAACTTTAACCGTGTATTCAAAAGCGTTATGGGAAGTTCGCCGCGGGATTATTTGGACAAGTATGCCAATAAGGTGAGTATGCTTTAG
- a CDS encoding AraC family transcriptional regulator has product MRPQLLKVPHQPLNSFSVRQDKVPYINNKWHYHAEAELIYFKKGSGTQFIGDHIQNFKDGDVVLVGSNLPHYWRFDDAYFEEGSDLQADILVAHFREDFWGTHFLNLPENKGIRAMLEKAKRGLSVDGERGELVAVLLAGMLQVEGPRRIMLLIEALAAIAEGNFGVLASIGFNNDFKEAESERINAIYDFTLANFKRPITTEEIAAVANISPHSFCRYFKSRTRKTYSQFINEIKVGHACRHLIEDKISVKQICFESGFQNFASFHKYFKMTTGKSPLQYQKQFLAVG; this is encoded by the coding sequence ATGAGGCCCCAGCTATTAAAAGTTCCGCATCAGCCGTTAAACTCTTTCAGCGTGAGGCAGGACAAGGTACCGTATATTAATAACAAATGGCATTACCATGCCGAGGCCGAACTCATCTATTTTAAAAAAGGAAGCGGCACGCAATTTATCGGCGACCATATCCAGAATTTCAAGGACGGCGATGTGGTTCTTGTGGGCTCGAACCTGCCGCATTACTGGCGGTTTGACGATGCTTATTTTGAGGAAGGAAGCGACCTGCAGGCGGACATATTAGTGGCGCATTTCCGTGAAGATTTTTGGGGCACCCATTTTCTGAACCTGCCCGAGAACAAAGGCATTCGTGCTATGCTGGAAAAGGCTAAACGGGGTTTATCGGTTGACGGTGAGCGGGGAGAATTAGTAGCGGTATTATTAGCGGGAATGCTACAGGTTGAAGGCCCGCGCAGGATCATGCTTTTGATAGAGGCGCTCGCTGCTATAGCCGAAGGTAACTTTGGTGTCCTTGCATCTATCGGTTTTAATAATGATTTTAAGGAGGCGGAAAGTGAACGGATTAACGCTATATATGATTTTACCCTCGCCAATTTTAAAAGGCCGATAACTACCGAAGAAATTGCGGCAGTGGCCAATATCAGTCCGCATTCGTTTTGCAGATACTTTAAATCGAGAACAAGGAAGACGTATTCACAGTTTATCAATGAGATAAAGGTGGGACATGCCTGCCGGCATTTGATAGAAGATAAGATAAGCGTTAAGCAAATATGTTTCGAAAGCGGGTTTCAGAACTTTGCAAGTTTTCATAAGTATTTTAAAATGACAACGGGGAAGAGTCCACTACAGTATCAAAAGCAGTTTTTGGCAGTTGGGTAA